In Micropterus dolomieu isolate WLL.071019.BEF.003 ecotype Adirondacks linkage group LG17, ASM2129224v1, whole genome shotgun sequence, one genomic interval encodes:
- the LOC123985324 gene encoding extracellular calcium-sensing receptor-like, with protein sequence MSNTHTLIDNGYQAFPYTYCKSWNDRELKFARTVIFTVEEINRDTRLLPGVTLGYRLYDGCGDENIIRAAVEAVNGEDSKGCSHQVQALLGHSSSGLSKDINIILSPLSIPQVSHLSTCACLSDKRLYPTFFRTVPSDHFQIIGLVQFMKYFDWRWVGIIHAEELYSKEGTADFTKAALKESICVEYTIPYSKTSETISKMDAIVKKLRKSSSKVVLLFMSLSLTKSFLSKMETYNITGKQWVGSESWITQVDLASIKRKSILQGAMGFALPQASIPGLDEFLLSLKPSDEPQSAIVKDFWEKVFHCSFSPSSTSTMCSGTEDLRTVSSAYTDVTHFRAENNVYKAVYLVANAIHALLQCKNGSNPTTGKPCVNKNEVQPKLVLEHIKYVNTPRQNGAKVFFDENRDSVAQYDLVNWQMREDGSVEIVNIGQYDTSFPEGEKFKLKDNTKIVWGGNSNEVPRSVCREPCPPGTRMAMNKFKPVCCFDCFDCPEGTISNQSNSPDCLICPPEFWPNKNKNKCLPKPTEYLCYKEVMGALLTGFCCVGVFLSLLTSIIFLTHKETPIVKANNSELSFLLLFSLTLCFLCSLTFIGQPSEWSCMLRHTAFGITFVLCISCVLGKTIVVLMAFRATLPGSNIMKWFGPIQQRLSVLTFTLIQVVICILWLTINPPFPKMNMKYYKDKIILECALGSAVGFWAVLGYIGLLALLCFMLAFLARKLPDRFNEARLITFSMLIFCAVWITFIPAYVSTPGKFTVAVEIFAILASSFGLLVCIFVPKCYIIIFKPKQNSKIHLMRKIPGRTL encoded by the exons AtgagtaatacacacacactgatagaTAATGGCTACCAGGCGTTTCCATATACGTACTGCAAAAG TTGGAATGACAGGGAATTGAAGTTTGCCCGGACAGTGATTTTCACTGTGGAGGAGATCAACAGAGATACTAGGCTCCTTCCTGGAGTGACTTTGGGTTATAGGTTGTATGATGGCTGTGGTGATGAAAACATTATACGGGCAGCTGTAGAAGCTGTAAATGGAGAGGATTCAAAGGGCTGCAGTCATCAAGTCCAGGCTCTCTTAGGCCATTCATCCTCTGGATTGAGTAAAGACATAAACATCATACTAAGTCCACTATCCATTCCACAG gttaGTCATCTTTCAACCTGTGCTTGTTTAAGTGACAAAAGACTATACCCCACGTTCTTCAGAACTGTGCCAAGTGACCACTTCCAAATCATCGGCTTGGTGCAGTTTATGAAATACTTTGACTGGCGATGGGTGGGGATTATTCATGCTGAAGAATTGTACTCAAAGGAAGGTACAGCTGACTTCACTAAGGCAGCACTGAAAGAGAGCATATGTGTTGAATACACAATACCTTACTCTAAGACATCTGAAACAATCTCAAAAATGGATGCTATTGTAAAGAAACTAAGGAAATCCTCGTCAAAGGTGGTCCTGTTGTTTATGTCCCTGTCTTTAACTAAATCGTTTCTGTCAAAAATGGAGACTTATAACATAACTGGAAAGCAGTGGGTTGGCAGTGAGTCTTGGATCACTCAAGTAGACCTGGCTTCCATCAAGAGGAAGAGCATTTTACAGGGGGCAATGGGCTTTGCCCTTCCTCAGGCATCCATACCAGGTCTTGATGAATTCTTACTCAGCTTGAAACCTTCTGATGAGCCACAGAGTGCTATAGTTAAAGATTTCTGGGAGAAGGTATTTCACTGCAGCTTCTCGCCATCCAGTACCTCGACTATGTGTTCTGGCACAGAGGATCTCAGGACAGTCTCAAGTGCCTACACAGATGTAACACATTTCAGGGCTGAGAATAATGTGTACAAAGCTGTGTACTTGGTGGCAAATGCCATTCATGCACTATTGCAATGTAAAAATGGCTCAAATCCCACCACAGGAAAGCCCTGTGTGAACAAGAATGAAGTTCAGCCTAAGCTG GTGTTGGAACACATTAAGTACGTGAACACCCCAAGACAGAATGGGGCGAAGGTTTTCTTTGATGAAAATAGAGACTCAGTTGCCCAGTATGACTTAGTTAACTGGCAGATGAGAGAAGATGGCTCTGTTGAGATTGTGAATATCGGACAATATGATACATCTTTTCCAGAGGGGGAAAAATTCAAACTAAAAGACAACACCAAAATAGTTTGGGGAGGAAACAGTAATGAG GTGCCAAGGTCTGTCTGCAGAGAGCCGTGCCCACCAGGGACTCGTATGGCCATGAACAAGTTTAAGCCTGTGTGCTGCTTTGACTGCTTTGACTGCCCCGAGGGAACAATAAGTAATCAGTCAA ATTCTCCTGACTGTTTGATCTGTCCCCCTGAATTTTggccaaataaaaataaaaataagtgtcTTCCAAAACCTACTGAATACCTTTGCTACAAAGAGGTCATGGGGGCACTTTTAACTGGATTTTGCTGTGTTGGCGTATTTTTATCTCTTCTGACATCAATCATTTTTTTGACTCATAAGGAGACTCCCATTGTAAAAGCCAACAACTCTGAGCTGAGCTTCCTGCTGCTCTTCTCCTTGactctgtgtttcctgtgttctCTGACCTTCATAGGCCAGCCCTCTGAGTGGTCCTGCATGCTGAGACACACAGCATTTGGGATTACCTTTGTCCTCTGCATCTCTTGTGTTCTTGGGAAAACTATCGTGGTTTTAATGGCCTTCAGAGCCACACTTCCAGGCAGTAATAtcatgaaatggtttggtcctaTACAGCAGAGACTCAGTGTTCTGACTTTCACCCTCATTCAGGTTGTTATTTGCATACTTTGGCTAACAATCAATCCTCCATTCCCAAAGATGAACATGAAGTACTATAAAGACAAGATAATCTTAGAATGTGCCCTGGGTTCAGCTGTTGGATTCTGGGCTGTGTTGGGTTATATCGGACTTCTTGCTCTCTTGTGTTTTATGCTTGCTTTCCTTGCTAGGAAGCTGCCAGACAGGTTTAATGAAGCCAGACTGATCACCTTCAGCATGCTGATATTCTGTGCAGTCTGGATCACATTTATTCCAGCATATGTCAGCACTCCTGGAAAGTTCACTGTAGCTGTGGAGATATTTGCTATTCTGGCTTCCAGTTTTGGTTTGCTGGTATGCATTTTTGTCCCAAAATGCTATATTATTATCTTCAAgccaaaacaaaactcaaaaattCATTTGATGAGGAAAATACCAGGGAGAACTCTTTAA
- the LOC123985325 gene encoding extracellular calcium-sensing receptor — MIGGIFPVFNKEISSTSTFKTKPPGVKCAKFDLRAFRWTQVMIFAIEEINKDPTLLPNISLGYKILNSCSSPTNTLRAALTLASRPEEIELTSPCPPAISALIAEAGSSQSLAVAGTLGPFQLPIVSYFSTCACLSDRTKYPTFFRTIPSDYFQAKALAALVKRFGWQWIGVIQSDNDYGRNGILAFTNEVKRFGVCIAFVGTVLRTYTMDKILDVVEMIKQSTVKVILAFAPEGDFYPLMKEVVKQNITGIQWIASEAWITATQPSTPEIYQAFGGALGFVVQKMAIPNLKPFLLGISPYTDPRAAFVRDFWEIMVGCIPVLPGEQTGTEATNKICTGNETLMNSQDEFFNVTQLREAYNVYKAVYAIAHALHQLVFCQPVVKKTVRPCLNISDIQLKEVTDQLQRVNFRNRFGDNVFFDVNGDPPASYDIINWQLKDGQVQHVTLGHFASASNSDSKLSIQEKEIVWRTGKMVPTSVCSNICPVGTRKAQIKGKPTCCFDCIPCADGTIANSTGTVDCTPCPQEYWPNERKDECIPKTIEFLTYHEPMGIAFTVVSLLGVSLSLATMMVFIRYSETPVIKASNSELSCFLLFSLVLCFLCPLTFMGKPTIWTCMLRHTAFGVTFALCISCVLGKTIVVVTAFKATFPGSKFAGKFGPAQQRIIVCSCTLIQIVICVLWLKLEPPFPDMVFKYSNKKIVLECNTGSEAAFYAVLGYIGFLAIICLVLAFLARKLPDNFNEAKLITFSMLIFCAVWITFIPAYVSSPGKFTVAVEIFAILSSVFGLFISIFAPKCYIILIKPEKNTKKHVMGKTVSAG, encoded by the exons ATGATCGGGGGAATTTTCCCTGTTTTCAACAAAGAGATAAGTAGCACTTCTACATTCAAGACAAAGCCGCCTGGAGTGAAGTGTGCAAA ATTTGACCTGCGAGCTTTTCGGTGGACCCAAGTGATGATATTTGCAATTGAGGAAATCAACAAAGATCCTACTCTCCTGCCAAACATATCTCTTGGCTATAAGATCCTGAACTCTTGTTCATCTCCTACAAATACTTTACGTGCTGCACTCACACTGGCAAGTAGACCAGAGGAGATTGAATTGACATCCCCTTGTCCTCCAGCTATTTCTGCCCTTATTGCTGAGGCAGGATCATCTCAGTCTTTAGCTGTGGCTGGAACTTTAGGACCATTTCAACTGCCAATA GTAAGTTACTTCTCAACATGTGCCTGCCTGAGTGATAGAACTAAATATCCTACATTTTTTCGGACAATCCCCAGCGACTACTTCCAGGCAAAAGCTTTGGCAGCTCTGGTCAAACGTTTCGGTTGGCAGTGGATTGGAGTCATACAGTCAGACAATGACTACGGACGGAATGGGATCCTGGCTTTTACTAATGAGGTGAAAAGGTTTGGGGTTTGTATTGCATTTGTTGGGACAGTTCTGCGTACATACACTATGGATAAAATACTGGATGTTGTGGAAATGATCAAACAGTCAACTGTCAAAGTCATTCTGGCTTTTGCTCCAGAGGGTGACTTTTACCCTTTGATGAAAGAGGTTGTGAAACAGAACATTACAGGAATTCAGTGGATTGCCAGTGAGGCCTGGATAACAGCAACTCAACCCTCCACACCGGAAATCTACCAAGCATTTGGTGGAGCCCTAGGATTTGTTGTGCAGAAGATGGCTATTCCAAATTTAAAACCATTTCTTTTGGGCATTAGCCCTTACACTGATCCAAGAGCAGCCTTTGTGAGGGATTTCTGGGAGATTATGGTGGGCTGTATACCTGTTTTACCTGGGGAACAGACAGGTACTGaggcaacaaataaaatatgcacAGGCAATGAGACATTAATGAATTCCCAGGATGAGTTCTTCAATGTCACACAGCTGAGAGAGGCCTATAATGTCTACAAAGCCGTTTATGCCATTGCCCATGCCCTACATCAGCTGGTATTTTGCCAACcggttgtaaaaaaaacagtgaggCCATGTTTGAATATATCAGATATTCAGCTCAAAGAG GTCACTGATCAACTACAAAGGGTGAATTTTAGGAATCGGTTTGGggataatgtgttttttgatgtCAATGGTGACCCTCCTGCATCTTATGATATTATTAACTGGCAGCTCAAAGATGGGCAGGTGCAACATGTCACACTGGGTCATTTTGCCTCTGCTTCTAACAGTGATTCTAAGCTCAGCATCCAGGAGAAAGAAATTGTGTGGAGGACAGGGAAAATG GTTCCGACATCGGTATGCTCTAATATTTGTCCAGTAGGAACCAGGAAAGCTCAAATAAAAGGAAAACCCACCTGCTGTTTTGACTGTATCCCATGTGCTGATGGAACTATAGCCAACTCCACAG GTACAGTAGACTGCACACCCTGTCCACAGGAATACTGGCCAAATGAGAGGAAAGATGAGTGCATCCCTAAAACAATTGAGTTCCTGACATATCACGAGCCAATGGGAATAGCTTTCACAGTTGTATCCCTGCTAGGGGTCTCCCTATCCCTGGCCACAATGATGGTCTTTATCCGCTACAGTGAAACTCCTGTGATAAAGGCCAGCAACTCGGAGCTGAGCtgcttcctgttgttttctcttgttttgtgttttctctgtccCCTCACTTTCATGGGCAAGCCCACAATCTGGACATGCATGCTACGGCACACAGCTTTTGGTGTGACATTTGCACTTTGTATTTCCTGTGTCTTGGGAAAAactattgttgttgttacagcTTTCAAAGCTACATTTCCTGGCAGCAAATTTGCAGGAAAATTTGGCCCTGCTCAGCAAAGGATCATAGTTTGCTCCTGCACTTTGATTCAGATAGTGATATGTGTGCTGTGGCTCAAGTTAGAGCCACCTTTCCCAGACATGGTTTTCAAATACAGCAATAAAAAGATTGTTTTAGAATGTAACACAGGCTCTGAGGCTGCGTTCTATGCAGTGCTGGGGTACATAGGGTTCCTTGCAATAATATGTTTGGTCCTGGCATTTCTAGCAAGAAAGTTGCCTGATAACTTTAACGAAGCCAAATTGATTACATTCAGCATGCTGATTTTCTGTGCTGTCTGGATCACCTTCATTCCAGCATATGTAAGCTCTCCTGGAAAGTTCACTGTAGCTGTGGAAATTTTTGCTATTTTGTCTTCAGTATTTGGCTTATTCATTAGCATTTTTGCACCTAAATGTTATATAATATTGATCAAGCcagagaaaaatacaaagaaacatGTCATGGGAAAAACTGTGAGTGCCGGTTAA
- the LOC123985326 gene encoding extracellular calcium-sensing receptor-like, translated as MYKYFNSRALRWMQTMTFAIKEINQRSDLLPQLKLGFHIRDSCDDIPVSLRASLLLVNGQPESGSRAESCAALQRTVSPVIIGDAASGVSMALLRSLGSFHIPLVSYFASCSCLSNQREFPTFMRTMPSDAFQIKALAQLVSYFGWTWVGVIGLESDYARFAIQLFLQESVQYGVCAAYTHFYPVVLNQQALDELLDVIQMASSKVIINFCSESEMQSILREIRHRNITGLQWIASEAWATAKSLWEKFGDLLMGTLGFAIRRADVIPGLKQHLTSLRPSYIHESAFLAEFWEEMFNCRLNVSVNRHTHGVDSNFDRLPCKGTEDLNDVYSPYSDVTQLRVSYNVYKAVYLVAHALQDMSNCTVGLGPFLNGTCADPKNFQTWQLIHYMKRAYFSSLGEKVNFDQNGDPNAYYDLLNWQRMPDSSLHLVKVGFYDASSSGGRSLVINGSVIQWPIGNQASRSVCSDSCPPGSRIARRKGEPICCFDCVPCAEGEVSNKTDSLECSRCSEDTWPNKARNLCNPKIIEFLSYHDLMGIVLCVVSVLGACISLSFLTIFFTYKDTALVRANNMELSFLLLVFLAICFLVGLLFIGEPSDWLCRIRYPAFGISFALCISCLLAKTVVVLMAFRSTLPGSNVMKWFGPNQQRASALLGTAVQVIICLIWLLTSPPHANNNRDYHSATIIIECVTGSEVGFWCVLGYIGLLACMCFLMAFFARKLPDNFNEAKFITFSMLIFFAVWITFIPVYVYCMC; from the exons ATGTATAAGTA TTTCAACTCTCGTGCCTTGCGCTGGATGCAGACTATGACTTTTGCAATCAAAGAGATCAACCAGCGCAGCGACCTCCTGCCACAGCTCAAGCTGGGTTTCCACATCCGTGACAGCTGTGATGACATACCTGTGTCTCTGAGAGCATCTTTGCTGTTGGTGAACGGCCAGCCAGAGAGTGGCTCCAGAGCCGAGA GCTGTGCTGCTCTACAAAGGACAGTATCTCCAGTAATCATAGGAGACGCTGCCTCTGGCGTGTCTATGGCTCTGCTAAGAAGCCTGGGTTCTTTCCATATCCCCCTG GTGAGTTATTTTGCATCCTGCAGCTGTCTGAGTAACCAAAGGGAGTTCCCCACATTCATGCGAACCATGCCTAGTGATGCCTTCCAGATCAAAGCCCTAGCCCAGCTGGTTAGCTATTTTGGCTGGACCTGGGTTGGAGTCATTGGGTTGGAGTCAGATTACGCTCGATTTGCCATCCAGCTCTTTCTGCAGGAGTCTGTGCAATACGGTGTGTGTGCTGCCTACACTCACTTCTACCCAGTAGTCTTAAATCAGCAGGCTCTAGATGAGCTTCTGGATGTTATTCAG ATGGCGTCCTCAAAGGTCATCATTAACTTTTGTAGTGAGTCAGAGATGCAGAGTATTCTAAGAGAGATCCGACACAGGAATATAACTGGCCTGCAGTGGATCGCCAGTGAGGCTTGGGCCACTGCTAAATCACTCTGGGAAAAGTTTGGAGATCTCCTGATGGGAACTCTAGGATTTGCAATCCGGAGAGCTGACGTGATTCCAGGGCTGAAACAACACCTCACTAGTCTCAGACCATCCTATATTCATGAATCTGCTTTCTTGGCAGAATTTTGGGAAGAAATGTTTAACTGCCGACTGAATGTGTCAGTGAACAGGCACACTCACGGGGTTGATAGCAACTTTGACAGACTGCCATGTAAAGGGACGGAGGATTTAAATGATGTTTACTCTCCTTATTCTGATGTGACACAGCTAAGAGTGTCCTATAATGTCTACAAGGCAGTGTATCTGGTGGCCCATGCCTTGCAAGATATGAGTAACTGCACAGTCGGACTGGGGCCTTTCCTGAATGGCACCTGTGCAGACCCTAAAAACTTTCAAACTTGGCAG cTAATACACTACATGAAGCGTGCATATTTTTCTTCGCTGGGGGAGAAAGTCAACTTTGATCAAAACGGTGACCCCAATGCTTATTATGATCTCTTGAACTGGCAAAGGATGCCTGATAGTTCACTACATTTGGTAAAAGTAGGTTTCTATGACGCCTCCTCGTCTGGTGGTCGAAGCCTAGTCATAAATGGCTCAGTGATTCAGTGGCCTATCGGGAACCAG GCTTCCCGGTCTGTATGCAGCGACAGCTGTCCACCAGGTTCCCGCATCGCCAGGAGAAAGGGGGAACCCATCTGCTGTTTTGATTGTGTCCCCTGTGCTGAGGGAGAAGTTAGTAATAAGACTG ATTCTTTAGAGTGCTCACGCTGCTCAGAGGACACATGGCCCAATAAAGCCAGAAATCTCTGCAATCCAAAGATTATTGAGTTCCTGTCATACCATGACTTAATGGGTATTGTGCTGTGTGTGGTGTCTGTTCTCGGAGCTTGTATTTCACTCTCATTCCTCACTATATTCTTCACATACAAAGACACAGCACTGGTTCGGGCCAACAACATGGAATTAAGCTTCCTCCTCTTGGTGTTTCTCGCTATCTGTTTCCTTGTGGGCCTGTTGTTCATTGGTGAGCCTTCAGACTGGCTTTGCCGTATCAGGTACCCAGCATTTGGGATTAGTTTTGCCCTCTGCATTTCATGCCTCCTGGCCAAGACAGTAGTGGTCCTAATGGCTTTTAGGTCCACACTGCCAGGAAGTAATGTCATGAAGTGGTTTGGACCCAACCAGCAGAGAGCCAGTGCACTTTTAGGAACAGCTGTCCAG GTAATAATCTGTCTAATCTGGCTGCTCACCAGTCCACCTCATGCCAACAACAACAGAGATTACCACAGTGCTACCATCATCATCGAGTGTGTTACTGGTTCGGAGGTTGGCTTCTGGTGTGTTCTTGGATACATCGGCCTCTTGGCCTGCATGTGCTTCCTAATGGCTTTTTTTGCCCGGAAGCTACCTGATAATTTTAACGAGGCAAAGTTCATCACCTTCAGCATGCTGATATTCTTTGCAGTGTGGATTACTTTTATCCCAgtttatgtgtactgtatgtgctga
- the LOC123986419 gene encoding extracellular calcium-sensing receptor-like has translation MPDLNCTYRPPSVKCNGFDPRAFRWAQTMRLAVEEINQSTELLHNYTLGYKIFDSCSYPLTSQRAALAMLNGLSEDNSPMCSGASPLLAVIGESGSAQSIVLSRILQPFSIPVISYFSSCTCLSDRRNYPNFFRVIPNDDYQVKAIAELLVHFNWTWVGLVRGDSEYGRYAMEGLLRELQGTKVCVAYQEIIPLLYNRQKTLEIMQVMRSSSAKVVVVFSDEGEMTPFLRDYMMLNITGIQWVASEAWVTASVFSGREYYPYIGGTIGFGIKKGHISRLSEYLQKVNPQMYPSSLLVKELWEALYGCNPSQPSSSQLPPCSGQESLLEKHSAYMNTSSPRVAYNVYKAVYAIAHSLHNLLLCQPGRGPFQNNSCAQSNNIHPWQLQYYLQEETFNIGEEEVNFDLKGDSIPYYDLINWQRGTGGNIEFVNVGLFDGTKPAREELIIQADRIMWAGHQSEVPVSVCSASCLPGSRKAVRHGEPVCCFDCVPCDSGKISNQTNSIECTFCPEDFWSNKDRTACIPKMVEFLAYDSLGIALTVISVVGACLTTAVFAVFFYHRNTAIVRVNNSELSFFILFALTLCFLCSLVFIGEPTSWSCMLRHTTFSITFSLCISCILGKTLVVLAAFTATRPGDNIMKWLEPKQQRLIIFICTLVQVVICAAWLIDAPPFPSRNTQYERSKIILECSVGSSLAFWCVLGYIGLQAFLCFVLAFLARKLPGNFNEAKFITFTMLIFCAVWLAFIPAYISSPGKYADAVESFAILASSFGLLFCLFAPKCYIILLKPEKNTKQYLMGKEKK, from the exons ATGCCAGACCTCAACTGCAcctacagaccgccatcagtgAAGTGCAATGG CTTTGATCCCAGGGCTTTCCGCTGGGCTCAGACTATGAGGCTGGCAGTGGAGGAGATTAACCAGAGTACAGAGCTGTTGCACAATTACACCCTTGGGTACAAAATCTTTGATTCATGCTCATATCCACTGACCAGCCAGAGGGCTGCTCTGGCTATGTTGAACGGGTTGAGTGAGGATAACTCTCCCATGTGCAGTGGTGCCTCTCCACTCCTTGCTGTGATTGGGGAATCTGGTTCTGCTCAGTCCATCGTGTTGTCAAGAATCCTGCAACCATTCAGTATCCCGGTG ATCAGCTACTTTTCTTCATGTACATGTCTTTCTGACAGAAGAAATTATCCTAACTTCTTCAGAGTAATTCCTAATGATGACTATCAG GTAAAGGCCATTGCTGAGCTGCTGGTACACTTCAACTGGACTTGGGTGGGGCTGGTGCGAGGCGACAGTGAATATGGGCGCTACGCCATGGAGGGTTTACTGCGAGAATTACAGGGTACCAAAGTGTGTGTAGCGTACCAAGAAATTATACCTCTGCTCTACAACCGCCAGAAGACACTGGAGATCATGCAG GTGATGCGTAGCTCTTCAGCAAaagtggtggtggtgttttCAGACGAGGGGGAGATGACACCTTTCCTAAGAGATTACATGATGCTGAACATCACTGGAATCCAATGGGTGGCAAGCGAGGCATGGGTCACAGCATCTGTCTTTTCAGGACGCGAGTATTACCCCTACATAGGAGGCACCATTGGGTTTGGCATCAAAAAAGGTCATATATCCAGACTCAGTGAGTACCTGCAGAAAGTAAACCCACAGATGTATCCAAGTAGTCTTCTGGTCAAGGAGCTGTGGGAAGCTCTATATGGTTGCAATCCCTCTCAGCCCTCTAGCTCCCAGTTGCCTCCCTGCTCAGGGCAGGAGTCCTTGTTGGAGAAGCATTCAGCTTACATGAATACATCCAGCCCTAGAGTGGCCTATAATGTCTACAAGGCTGTTTATGCAATTGCTCATTCCCTCCACAACCTTCTTCTCTGTCAACCAGGCAGAGGGCCTTTCCAAAACAACTCATGCGCTCAAAGCAACAACATACACCCCTGGCAG CTCCAATACTACCTCCAGGAAGAGACATTTAACATTGGCGAAGAGGAGGTGAACTTTGATCTCAAGGGTGACTCCATACCCTATTATGATCTCATCAACTGGCAGAGAGGCACAGGCGGGAACATTGAGTTTGTCAATGTAGGATTGTTTGATGGAACGAAGCCTGCCAGAGAGGAGCTGATAATCCAGGCAGACAGGATAATGTGGGCAGGACATCAGAGTGAG GTGCCAGTGTCTGTGTGCAGTGCCAGTTGTCTTCCAGGGTCCCGGAAGGCTGTCCGTCATGGAGAACCTGTTTGTTGCTTTGACTGTGTACCATGTGACAGTGGCAAAATTAGCAATCAGACAA ATTCAATAGAGTGCACATTTTGTCCTGAGGACTTCTGgtcaaacaaagacagaacCGCCTGCATCCCCAAGATGGTGGAGTTCTTGGCCTATGATTCCTTGGGTATAGCCCTGACAGTGATCTCTGTAGTGGGCGCCTGCCTCACTACAGCTGTCTTTGCAGTCTTTTTCTATCATAGAAACACAGCCATCGTCCGTGTGAATAACTCTGAACTCAGCTTCTTCATCCTGTTTGCGCTGactttgtgtttcctgtgttccCTTGTGTTCATTGGGGAGCCAACATCTTGGTCCTGCATGCTGCGCCACACTACCTTTAGCATCACATTTTCACTTTGCAtctcctgcattctggggaagACACTAGTGGTGTTGGCTGCTTTCACTGCCACCAGACCAGGGGACAACATCATGAAGTGGCTGGAGCCCAAACAGCAGAGGCTCATTATCTTTATTTGCACTCTGGTTCAGGTGGTTATCTGCGCTGCCTGGCTCATTGATGCTCCCCCTTTTCCATCCAGAAATACACAATATGAACGCTCAAAGATCATACTGGAGTGTAGCGTGGGCTCCAGCCTCGCATTCTGGTGTGTTCTAGGATATATTGGTCTGCAGGCCTTTCTGTGCTTTGTACTCGCTTTTCTGGCCCGTAAGTTGCCGGGCAACTTCAATGAGGCCAAGTTTATCACTTTTACAATGTTGATCTTCTGTGCTGTATGGCTGGCATTCATCCCTGCTTATATCAGCTCCCCTGGGAAGTATGCAGATGCAGTGGAGTCATTTGCCATTCTGGCTTCCAGCTTTGGCttgttgttctgtctgtttgctccaaagtgttacattattttactaaagccagagaaaaatacaaaacagtacCTTatgggaaaagaaaagaagtaa